One segment of Plasmodium vivax chromosome 14, whole genome shotgun sequence DNA contains the following:
- a CDS encoding F-box domain containing protein (encoded by transcript PVX_100570A): MRNGNDAHLLVGISSDAFANITKFLTLNEALKLKLVCRHFRENIKDENAFCQNEWISLNNYIRFVRFVHPEKFASFVVSLLSDERNAYASPFCARRRPQCGISKKQLLLRDKPFLKRITLKGDFLRNANTYDISQLLRAHASTLEELHVHGLNDVNCPLFIYSHHGILFEFLSKEVLMSNLSVRCVKKGNLRHIQELLLRGGRLAAGQSAGEQSEEGSSVEESSAEESSAEESSSEEPPTEESSTKEPPAGEAASQGAPRGRDQKMHLLCEHIGVVYNWRKNCFERIKNYKPKLHLSNYISSLSTLRVLNLSGIQSYDMIEMLISVHLPSLKTINISCYDYFFYFYHMVVSICLYGRGKEVFSRYLKLNSVEINRGRSERKRSGWVERDKEMHQLIRETDEELMQVNKFSTDCQERYEQDAINYYALHVSSNDQKIFFTPTYRDRICMRGANRPVHYADGSYIAHDSDGEAFSGEPPARRASAPAEGKLKRLKRGGYIWLVENQKHKKNVSIEMLYLCKNIIEKEEKKGRKNIICLMNELSVEHFSLFNYGLSSPFLWLLVLIRCDKLKTVSILDLCLSHLLSALTFLEAYLKQHLFNFQGMMRRRRKRLGSIYFRFNDEEDIHFINKMYTRIINELTLSKFPPRKNRVIHIVIYVYNNKKENKQFVKYIRKISRSLWRCNYVVHYSIQYYKYKYFNRYFDIDNLYRDYVVNVLLAHHKLNQRLLAGKRCGER; the protein is encoded by the exons ATGCGAAATGGGAACGATGCACACCTGCTCGTGGGGATCTCCAGTGACGCTTTCGCCAATATTACCAAATTTTTAACCCTTAACGAGGCACTAAAACTGAAGCTGGTGTGCAGGCATTTCAGGGAGAACATAAAGGATGAAAATGCCTTTTGCCAGAATGAGTGGATCAGTTTGAATAACTACATAAGGTTCGTGCGTTTCGTTCATCCGGAGAAGTTCGCTTCGTTCGTGGTGTCCCTCCTGAGCGACGAGCGCAATGCGTACGCCAGTCCTTTCTGCG ctaGACGGCGCCCCCAGTGCGGGATCTCGAAGAAGCAGCTGCTGCTGCGCGACAAGCCCTTCCTAAAAAGGATAACGCTCAAGGGAGACTTCCTCAGGAACGCAAATACCTACGACATTAGCCAACTGCTAAGAGCACACGCGAGCACCCTGGAGGAGCTCCACGTCCACGGATTGAACGATGTAAACTGCCCGCTGTTCATTTACTCCCACCATGGCATCCTCTTCGAGTTCCTTTCCAAGGAGGTGCTCATGAGCAACCTCTCTGTGCGGTGCGTGAAGAAAGGCAATTTGCGGCACATCCAGGAGTTGctgctgcggggggggcgaTTAGCGGCGGGGCAGTCAGCGGGGGAGCAGTCAGAGGAGGGATCGTCAGTGGAGGAATCGTCAGCAGAGGAATCGTCAGCAGAGGAATCGTCATCGGAGGAACCACCAACGGAAGAATCGTCAACGAAGGAACCCCCTGCGGGCGAAGCGGCCAGCCAGGGGGCCCCCCGCGGCAGGGACCAGAAGATGCACCTGCTGTGCGAGCACATCGGCGTGGTCTATAACTGGAGGAAAAACTGCTTCGAGCGGATAAAAAACTACAAGCCAAAGCTGCATCTAAGTAATTACATAAGCAGCCTGAGCACCTTACGGGTTCTGAACCTGTCAGGAATTCAGAGCTACGACATGATAGAGATGCTCATCTCGGTGCATCTACCGTCTCTAAAAACGATAAACATCTCCTGCTACGACTACTTCTTCTATTTCTACCACATGGTGGTCTCCATCTGTCTGTATGGAAGAGGGAAGGAGGTGTTTTCTCGCTACCTGAAGCTAAATAGTGTAGAAATTAACAGAGGCAGGAGTGAGCGGAAGAGGAGTGGGTGGGTCGAGAGGGACAAGGAGATGCACCAGCTGATTAGAGAGACGGATGAGGAGCTCATGCAGGTGAATAAATTCTCCACTGATTGCCAGGAGAGGTATGAGCAGGACGCCATAAACTACTACGCGCTGCATGTGAGTAGCAACGACCAGAAGatcttcttcacccccaCGTACAGGGATAGGATCTGCATGCGGGGGGCCAACCGCCCGGTGCACTACGCGGACGGCAGCTACATCGCGCACGACTCGGATGGGGAGGCATTTAGCGGTGAGCCG CCGGCCCGCCGCGCAAGCGCGCCCGCCGAGGGGAAGCTGAAGCGGCTGAAGAGGGGGGGCTACATCTGGCTGGTGGAAAACCAGAAGCACAAGAAAAACGTCAGCATAGAAATGCTGTACctgtgcaaaaatataattgagaaggaggaaaagaagggaaggaaaaacataatCTGTTTGATGAACGAGCTGAGTGTGGAGCACTTCTCCCTGTTTAACTACGGACTGAGCAGTCCCTTCCTGTGGCTACTAGTGCTCATAAGATGCGACAAGCTAAAAACGGTTTCTATTCTGGACCTCTGTCTATCGCACCTTCTCTCCGCCTTAACTTTTTTAGAAGCCTATCTGAAGCAGCACCTATTCAACTTCCAAGgaatgatgaggaggaggagaaagagaCTGGGCTCCATTTACTTTCGTTTCAATGATGAAGAggatattcattttataaataaaatgtacacCCGCATTATAAACGAGTTAACTCTTTCTAAGTTTCCTCCGAGAAAGAACCGAGTGATCCACATCGTCATATACGTGTACAATAATAAGAAGGAGAATAAGCAGTTTGTGAAATATATTCGCAAAATATCTCGGTCCCTTTGGCGGTGCAATTACGTAGTGCACTACTCCATTCAGTACTATAAGTACAAATACTTCAATCGGTACTTTGACATTGATAACTTGTATCGGGACTACGTCGTCAATGTCCTCCTCGCCCACCACAAGCTCAACCAGCGCCTCCTCGCGGGGAAGCGGTGCGGTGAGCGGTGA
- a CDS encoding hypothetical protein, conserved (encoded by transcript PVX_100575A) has translation MAHRPGSIWRLSSCAQLKYRATQLPAPKGKKKNFSFFPSGVHTNREGSQVALKGEKIKKDDCPVTFVGSDRHGHGDSQDGLLSAQGTPIEGLPIDRLHTDGLPIDRLYSDGLHPDRDTFRPYLTKRRSALKFFSYHVKEYQEGMLFKQSDGSEKAFLYSTKIKKCQHSDRISSNLLVSCFSGGDRGERVSRKSLFDILFGKFSLLYLFTETSHVHEVGKYLADFARRKGQHGAHPPYNQHIQHTQQMRMVEEGNAVRLRDRQEPIHLHYCYVSPYRYLLSTYFSKRIAQDLKANYFNKNNFFFINDRLSVDAENTLLLPGSRTIGSFTPHDTLPSLLLVDDCCYVRYHIKGLFTREASHYLFNVIRAI, from the coding sequence ATGGCGCATCGCCCGGGAAGCATTTGGCGCCTCTCCAGTTGCGCCCAGCTGAAGTACCGCGCGACCCAGCTGCCCGccccaaaaggaaagaaaaaaaatttctcctttttcccctcggGGGTACACACCAATAGGGAAGGCTCCCAAGTTGcgttaaaaggggaaaaaataaaaaaagatgatTGCCCGGTGACCTTCGTGGGGAGCGACCGTCACGGCCACGGCGACAGCCAGGACGGCCTTCTGAGTGCGCAGGGAACCCCCATCGAGGGGTTGCCCATTGACAGGCTCCACACCGACGGGTTACCCATTGACAGGTTGTACAGCGACGGGTTACACCCCGATCGGGATACCTTCCGCCCCTATTTGACGAAGCGGAGAAGCGCCCTCAAGTTCTTTTCGTACCACGTGAAGGAGTACCAGGAGGGCATGCTGTTCAAGCAGAGTGATGGGAGTGAAAAGGCATTTTTATACTCcaccaaaattaaaaagtgccAGCACAGCGATAGGATAAGTAGCAATTTGTTGGTTAGCTGTTTTTCCGGTGGGGACCGGGGGGAAAGAGTCTCCAGGAAAAGCCTCTTCGACATTCTGTTTGGGAAGTTTAGCCTCCTGTACCTCTTCACCGAAACGAGCCACGTGCACGAGGTGGGGAAGTACCTGGCCGACTTTGCTCGCCGGAAGGGGCAGCATGGAGCACACCCACCGTACAATCAGCACATACAGCACACACAGCAGATGCGCATGGTTGAGGAAGGCAATGCTGTAAGGCTGAGGGACAGGCAGGAGCCAATTCACCTCCACTACTGCTACGTCTCGCCTTACAGATACCTCCTCTCGACGTATTTCAGCAAAAGAATAGCTCAGGATTTAAAGGCcaattattttaacaaaaataattttttttttataaatgacaGATTAAGTGTGGACGCTGAAAACACGCTGCTGCTCCCTGGGAGCAGAACCATCGGCTCGTTCACCCCCCACGATACGTTGCCGTCGTTGCTTCTAGTGGACGACTGCTGCTACGTGAGATATCACATAAAGGGGTTGTTCACGAGGGAGGCTTCGCACTACCTCTTCAACGTCATCAGGGCCATTTAG
- a CDS encoding hypothetical protein, conserved (encoded by transcript PVX_100580A), producing MCYLRRSLSKSVNSLVLHFEFVKCKNLASYRKKGKYYMIISYDHLLFYEKDFYEVQFKIFFADIRQIYTCDQSNYVHVTLKEGAAINDIGIKGINKSILVKQLCVAYSTYYMFNLNMNIYVPITNETYEERCRRTGHHSKRRKVDLSVQPFIGYRKVVFDEYFFFIHKSFQS from the exons atgtgctacCTGAGAAGGAGCCTGAGCAAATCTGTGAACTCGCTCGTCCTCCACTTCGAGTTTGTCAAGTGCAAAAATTTAGCGAGCTATCGAAAGAAGGGAAAGTATTACATGATCATTTCTTACGAccatttgcttttttacGAGAAGGATTTTTACGAAGTTCagttcaaaatattttttgctgaCATTCGGCAGATATATACGTGTGACCAGTCCAACTATGTGCATGTCACGCTGAAGGAGGGCGCG GCCATTAACGACATAGGCATCAAGGGAATAAACAAAAGCATCCTCGTCAAGCAGCTATGCGTTGCATACAGCACGTACTACATGTTCAACCTGAACATG AATATCTACGTGCCAATTACAAACGAGACGTACGAGGAGAGATGCCGCAGAACCGGGCATCATTCAAAACGGAGGAAGGTCGACCTTTCCGTGCAGCCGTTTATCGG GTACCGCAAAGTCGTGTTCGACGagtacttcttcttcatccacAAGTCCTTTCAAAGTTAG